The genomic region AGCTCCCTTGCAATTATTGTTATCTCTGCTGTATCAATTCCATAAGGGCAGAAAAGAGAACATCTTCTACATTCTGTACACTGATAGAAGTAATACCAGAGCTCCTTCAGCACATCAAGGTCAAGGTCTCTTGCTCCTCCATTCCTTCCAAAGAGTTTTCCACCAGTGGTAAAGTATTTTCTATAAACAGACCTTAATAGTTCTGCCCTCAGCACTGGCATGTTTTTGGGATCTCCAGAGCCTATGAAGAAGTGACACTTATCAGCACAGGCACCGCATCTCACACATATGTCCATGAATACGTGGAATGTTCTGAATCTCTCAAGCCTCTGTTTGATACCTTCAATAACGATTTTTTTCCAGTCTTCTGGAAGCTTCCAGTCAGGGTCTGTTACATGAAAGTCTCTTGCATTAGGGAAGTCAACATATTCAAGATTTTTCCCCTTTGCACCGTAACAGTAAAAACCTGGCTTAAATTCTACAGGTAAAGTATCCATCCACCATCTGGATGGCATCTTTTTTAAATTAACTGTTGAGATTAATTCTTCTGGTTTTGGCAGTCCCATAGTCTCACTCCTTTTCTACTGGTATTCCAGCTTTTTTCATTTTTTCTCTAAATTCATCTTCATATTCTTCATAATGACGATGCTTAACTGGATAATCCCAGGGATTCACATGTCTTTTCATCCTGTTGTTATTAGCGAGATTCCTTGTGGGGCTTAAAAATACTCCACCCATGTGCATAAGTTTGCTGAATGGGAAGTAAGCAAAAAGTACACTCACGAGAAACAGATGAATGTAAAAGAGACTTCCTATCCCCTTAGGCACAGTAGGCTTAAGATAAGCTAGTCCCAGAGCAAGCTCTTTTATGCTTGTAATATCCACTCTTGCAAAGTATCTCATTAGAATACCAGTGGCAACTATGCCAATTATAAGGAAAAGTGGAAAGTAGTCAGAGGGCAGAGAAATATATTTTACCTGAGGATTAAATATTCTTCTACCTAAAAGATAAAGAAGGGCAGCAGCAATTACAATATCTGTCATATAAAGCATTGGAAGACCAATCTGCCAGAAAGAGTCAACAGAGTCAATTATAGAGACACACCATGGAGTTTGAGCAGCAAAGAATCTCAGGTGCCTGATTAGGATAATTAGAAATGAATAATGAAATGCCAGAGCACCGAGCCAAAGCCATTTGTTTGAACCAATATAAAGCCTTCCATTGAGTATTTCAGCCTTTGTGTTCCTGAAAAGGGACCTGAAAAGGGCTATTTCAAAAAACATTCTTAGTGCTACACCCCAGCCAGTTGCAGGATTGTCAATTTTGCTGTACTTAATCCAAGGAAGAGAGAATTGCTGTCCAGCAGTTGTTGGGATTCTGAAAGGAACAGGTGATTTTCCCCATTTGACCACCCTGTAGATAAATCCAATTACGAAGATTAAAAGCGCAGCATAGGGAAAAACCACCGCAAACAGACTGTCCAGCCCTAAAATATCAGTGCCAATATAGGCAAAAATTATTAATCCTAAAACTACTATAAAAGCTAATCCTATACCCATATCACCCTACCTCTCTTTATAAGTTTTTTGTTTTTCCTACAGTTTCATCTTCAATTTCTGAGACAATATTCCATTTCTTAAGAATCCACCAGGTTCTGTCAATCAGTTCCTTAGCTTTTATGTCGTAGATTTTTTCCCGATACTTCATAAAAATATCAAAGGCAACCAAAGCAAGAGAGTCAATTTGTGAAAGAAACTCTGCAAGCTTTTCAGGCTCTGTCTCTTTACGGAGTTCATCGTATATTGCTTTTTTTATAAAAAATATAAATCCTACTGCCTGAGAAGGGCTAAAATCCTGTACAGCTCTTATTTTGATAATCTCTTCCAGGGGAGGGATAAAACTATCAAGAGATTCGTCGTTGATTAATCTGTCAATAATATCCTGAATTCCTTGATAAATGGTATAACCAACAGGATTGGTAAACTGTTTTTTCTTTTCTTTGAAAAAAGCCTGAGTATTTTCAGGATAAGTTGAGATAGTTAAATTAAAAGATTTTTCAACTATGCTCTCCTTTTTCTTTGAAAGGAGGTCGTTAATGGTCATTTTTTTCTCCTATAAATTTTTAATCTTTTAGGTTAATATCTCCCCCTTTCAAAAAACAAAAGGGGCAGTTGACTGCCCCTTTATATTGGAAATTATACGCATCCTGTTGGTTTTGGAAGTCCTGCATATCTACAGGCTTGCTTTGCTGGTCCATCTGGGAAGAGACCGTAAAGATACTTTGTGTTTCCTTTGTCAGGTCCAAACATCTTAGCCATTTCTTTAACAAGAATCTTGATCATAGGAGCAATCTGATATTTCTGATAATAATCTCTTAAGAAGTTAATAACTTCCCAGTGATGCTCAGTAAGTGTAATTCCATCCTGTTGAGCCATGTACTCTGCAAGTTCTGGTGACCAGTCATCAAGATTCTGAATGTAACCATCCTCATCAATCTCAATCTGCTTTCCCTTAAATTCAATGTAAGGCATTTTCTAACCTCCTTTTAGTTTTTTTGCAAATATTCTAACTTCTTTAAAAAAAGAATTTCAAGCCATATTTGCATTTAATAAGGTAAAACAACTTTAAAGTATAATGAGTTTTGAAGTCAAATAAATTTAGTTTATAATTTTATAAAAATTTTTCAGCCTTAAAGGTTTTAAGTTTAATTATATTGCCCCTGGTGTAAACTGATAACATTAATTCTTTAATATCTTCTGGAACAGGGACAGGACTTTTAATTTTGTTAATTAAAATTGCTGTAAGGGCTCTTATTTCATCTTTTTCATGATGTAGAAGCTCTTTCAATTCATCATCATCATTTATTGGAATGTATTTATTTAAATCAACCTTTTTTGAAAGCTTAATCAAGCTTCTTAAGACACTTTCAAGAAAGCTTTCTTCTTGTCTTTGTGACCAGAGTATTGGAATTATATCATCAAAGAGTGAAGGCTCCGCATATATTATCTCTCCAATTAATTCAGCTGCGCGCCAGCCAATTCCACCTGATTCATCAGTCATTGACCATAAAAGTTTTCTTATAGTGTTCCTCAGGGGTTCTATGTCCTGAGCTTCAATATATGCCCTTGCCACATGTCCCATTGCTTCAATTGCTTTCCATGAAATAGGATTTTCCTTATCATAGGATAGAGAAATAAGCCATCCAAATATGTTTTTATTACCTAAGGAGGCTTTCTCAATTGTTTCAAATTCTAAATTTTCAAGGAGACAGACAAAATCTTTTTTATTGATATTAATTTTTTCATGTCTGTCTAATTTTGTGCCTCCAGTTAATGCTTTAATAAAAAAAAGTCTTCCATTAAAATGAGAGGTTTTCATATAAATATACTGGTGAGTTCTGTAATCATAGTCTCTTTCTCTTAATTCAAAGTTAACACCCAGTTCAACATTATCAATTCCTTGAGGTGATGCAAGTAGCATTGCATCAACAAGAGCATCACCCTGATTGTGCCCTGTTGGTTCACATACATAAATTGCACCACACTCACATTTTCCATAGATTACTTCTCCTATTTCTGTAAAGGTTTCCTGCGGAGGCGATATTACTCTTCCACAGAAAAGACATGTTGGTAGTTCTCTTTTAGGCATTTTTTGACTCCTTATAGATTTTTGCTCTTTTTAAAATACCACTGATCCATTCTTTACAGCCAAGAGCATGAATATGAACATATGTGCCTATGGCATTCTTATATATAACTCCATCCTTGCTGTTAATAATACCCTGTCCTCTTTCCATTGTAAAGCACATCTGGGGCAGTTTATCATACTCAATAACTTTTGAATAGTGAAATTCATGTCCCTTTATTTGTAATCCTTTTTCATAAAAGGGATTGTCTTCCTCTACTTTGGCAACAACATATCCATGCGCTTGAGGTTTTTTAAACATATTAAGAGTTAAAGGGAAGATGCCAATCATGGGAAAGCTTCCTTCCTGAGTGATCAGAGTTTTACAGAGATACATTAAGCCACCACATTCAGCATATATGGGAAGCCCTTCTTCTGCCTTTTGCTTAATGTCATTCATAAAAGAGAAATTTTTAACAAGATACTTCACATTGGTTTCTGGAAAACCTCCTCCAATATAAAGAGCATCAACATCTGGTAAGGCTCTGTCTTCTAAGGAGTTAATTAAAACAATAGAGGCTCCGGTTTTTTTTAACTCTTCAAGATTTTCTTCGTAATAAAACTGAAAAACTCTGTCTCTTATAACACCTATTTTTAAGCCCCTTCCATCTAAAGATTCTGAGCTTTCCA from Thermodesulfovibrio sp. 3907-1M harbors:
- a CDS encoding RsbRD N-terminal domain-containing protein; this translates as MTINDLLSKKKESIVEKSFNLTISTYPENTQAFFKEKKKQFTNPVGYTIYQGIQDIIDRLINDESLDSFIPPLEEIIKIRAVQDFSPSQAVGFIFFIKKAIYDELRKETEPEKLAEFLSQIDSLALVAFDIFMKYREKIYDIKAKELIDRTWWILKKWNIVSEIEDETVGKTKNL
- a CDS encoding DVU0298 family protein, with product MPKRELPTCLFCGRVISPPQETFTEIGEVIYGKCECGAIYVCEPTGHNQGDALVDAMLLASPQGIDNVELGVNFELRERDYDYRTHQYIYMKTSHFNGRLFFIKALTGGTKLDRHEKININKKDFVCLLENLEFETIEKASLGNKNIFGWLISLSYDKENPISWKAIEAMGHVARAYIEAQDIEPLRNTIRKLLWSMTDESGGIGWRAAELIGEIIYAEPSLFDDIIPILWSQRQEESFLESVLRSLIKLSKKVDLNKYIPINDDDELKELLHHEKDEIRALTAILINKIKSPVPVPEDIKELMLSVYTRGNIIKLKTFKAEKFL
- a CDS encoding TusE/DsrC/DsvC family sulfur relay protein: MPYIEFKGKQIEIDEDGYIQNLDDWSPELAEYMAQQDGITLTEHHWEVINFLRDYYQKYQIAPMIKILVKEMAKMFGPDKGNTKYLYGLFPDGPAKQACRYAGLPKPTGCV
- the dsrM gene encoding sulfate reduction electron transfer complex DsrMKJOP subunit DsrM, with protein sequence MGIGLAFIVVLGLIIFAYIGTDILGLDSLFAVVFPYAALLIFVIGFIYRVVKWGKSPVPFRIPTTAGQQFSLPWIKYSKIDNPATGWGVALRMFFEIALFRSLFRNTKAEILNGRLYIGSNKWLWLGALAFHYSFLIILIRHLRFFAAQTPWCVSIIDSVDSFWQIGLPMLYMTDIVIAAALLYLLGRRIFNPQVKYISLPSDYFPLFLIIGIVATGILMRYFARVDITSIKELALGLAYLKPTVPKGIGSLFYIHLFLVSVLFAYFPFSKLMHMGGVFLSPTRNLANNNRMKRHVNPWDYPVKHRHYEEYEDEFREKMKKAGIPVEKE